A genomic region of Gammaproteobacteria bacterium contains the following coding sequences:
- a CDS encoding GNAT family N-acetyltransferase, with protein sequence MELPTLKIDRAQALSELATVSKTNRHRSGLILTGSEAWCLDAARDIYSGSDMGSARLWIGTHPMTGFDAVAAKKAHQVLGQTYDVVVFNGRSGFDVDALGAVSGTIRGGGQLCLLMPPFAHWSTYADPVRTRFTAFGYSETDIKPRWFSHLQRSIAESTGVLMLDQTGVVRGRLPRLQREPETDTELNDADCVTSDQVDAVEAVIRAATGQRRKPAILISDRGRGKSAALGIAAARLLRQGRGRIVVTGPQRETVTTLLDHAARLLPEARRSKNRLRWCNSSIEFLAPDRISDRTADDTMVMIDEAAAIPLPLLTAVVKNSSRLALATTVHGYEGTGRGFELRFGPLLSSQMRGERRVTLITPVRWAAGDPLERFIFRALMLDAGATTSADRPIDPTRGFHTERLDRHALVQNRNRLDQLFGLLVASHYRTRPSDLRYLLDAPGVSVYGVCCQSAIVGAALVVREGGLAADLARDVIRGRRRPRGHLLPVSIGTHLGIETAPQLTYQRIVRIAVRPELRRQGLGSRLINCIAKDAHQTGHDCLGVSFAADLELVDFWSKAAMQPIRLGVTQGKSSGANALLMLTGLTTAGEYLTRRAAHLFSRRLPDQLADPLRKADPSLVLCLLNKGLKAKSPDPDELLTASAFAAGQRGYAECVAELVTVSYHLLTDQLAGPQDKTGALCLVLKVLQKRSWADCAAVLGLAGRNDVTALLQRTISTYCEAAKTPTTTCAYGSPGSVRT encoded by the coding sequence ATGGAACTGCCCACACTTAAGATTGATCGTGCGCAGGCGTTGTCAGAACTGGCAACGGTGTCAAAAACCAATCGCCATCGCAGTGGATTGATACTGACCGGAAGTGAGGCATGGTGCCTGGATGCGGCGCGGGATATCTACAGCGGGTCCGACATGGGTTCCGCCCGACTGTGGATCGGTACTCATCCGATGACAGGCTTCGATGCAGTGGCCGCTAAAAAGGCCCATCAGGTTCTGGGGCAGACCTACGATGTGGTGGTGTTCAACGGTCGCTCAGGGTTCGATGTCGATGCTCTGGGTGCAGTCAGCGGAACTATCCGAGGTGGTGGGCAGTTGTGTCTATTAATGCCCCCGTTTGCGCACTGGTCAACCTACGCGGATCCCGTACGGACCCGCTTTACGGCGTTCGGTTATTCAGAGACCGACATCAAGCCACGCTGGTTTTCTCATCTACAACGATCTATTGCCGAATCAACAGGGGTCTTGATGCTGGACCAGACCGGTGTGGTACGCGGTCGCTTGCCCAGGTTACAGCGTGAACCGGAGACCGATACTGAGTTAAACGATGCGGACTGCGTCACATCCGATCAGGTCGACGCGGTGGAGGCGGTGATCCGTGCCGCCACTGGGCAGCGCCGCAAACCGGCCATACTGATCTCGGATCGGGGCCGGGGAAAATCTGCCGCACTGGGGATCGCTGCCGCACGGCTTTTACGGCAGGGGCGAGGCCGAATTGTCGTCACTGGCCCGCAGCGGGAAACTGTCACCACCCTGTTGGACCACGCGGCCCGGTTACTGCCGGAGGCCAGACGATCCAAGAACCGGCTGCGATGGTGCAACTCATCGATAGAGTTTCTGGCGCCAGACCGGATCAGTGACCGGACTGCTGACGACACCATGGTCATGATTGATGAGGCAGCCGCCATACCCCTGCCGCTGTTAACGGCAGTCGTGAAAAACAGCAGCCGTCTGGCGTTGGCGACCACGGTACACGGCTACGAGGGCACTGGCCGGGGGTTCGAACTGCGCTTTGGTCCGCTGCTGTCTTCGCAAATGCGGGGCGAGCGCCGGGTTACGTTGATAACCCCTGTGCGCTGGGCAGCCGGCGATCCCTTGGAACGTTTTATATTCCGCGCATTGATGCTGGATGCCGGGGCGACAACATCGGCGGATAGGCCGATAGATCCAACCCGCGGCTTCCACACCGAGCGGCTTGATCGCCATGCCCTGGTGCAAAATCGTAATCGGCTCGACCAGTTGTTTGGCCTGTTGGTGGCATCGCACTACCGCACCCGCCCCAGTGACCTGCGTTACCTGCTGGATGCCCCGGGTGTGTCGGTCTACGGCGTTTGCTGTCAGTCTGCAATTGTGGGCGCCGCCCTGGTGGTGCGCGAAGGAGGATTGGCCGCAGACCTTGCCCGCGATGTAATACGTGGTCGCCGTCGACCCCGCGGCCATCTGTTGCCCGTATCGATCGGCACTCATCTTGGCATTGAGACCGCACCGCAGCTGACGTATCAGCGTATTGTGCGTATCGCAGTTCGTCCTGAACTGCGGCGCCAGGGGCTGGGATCAAGGTTGATTAACTGTATTGCCAAAGACGCGCATCAGACAGGACACGATTGTCTGGGCGTCAGCTTCGCTGCCGATCTGGAACTGGTGGACTTCTGGTCAAAGGCTGCCATGCAGCCCATCCGGCTGGGGGTGACCCAGGGCAAATCCAGCGGAGCTAACGCGCTGTTGATGCTGACAGGGTTGACCACGGCCGGGGAGTACCTCACGCGCCGCGCCGCGCACCTTTTTAGCCGTCGTCTGCCGGATCAGTTGGCAGATCCTCTTCGAAAAGCCGACCCGAGTCTGGTGCTGTGTCTGTTGAATAAAGGCTTAAAAGCCAAATCACCCGATCCCGATGAGTTGCTCACGGCAAGTGCATTTGCAGCGGGGCAGCGCGGTTACGCAGAATGTGTCGCCGAACTGGTCACGGTCTCCTACCACCTGCTCACCGATCAGCTGGCCGGGCCGCAGGACAAAACCGGTGCGCTGTGTCTGGTACTCAAGGTGCTGCAGAAGCGGTCCTGGGCTGACTGTGCGGCTGTTCTAGGCCTGGCTGGCCGAAACGATGTGACTGCACTGTTGCAACGGACGATCAGCACTTACTGTGAGGCAGCGAAGACGCCCACTACCACATGCGCTTACGGGTCGCCGGGGAGTGTGCGAACCTAA
- a CDS encoding pyridoxamine 5'-phosphate oxidase family protein — MNTMQTPELEEATFYNDLPQTLEKAWLLLEDAARNRHSPMHTPVLVSCGKDHTARARTVVLRDTVRTTRELHIHTDSRSAKVEELHRQPTCQVLTYHPDEKIQLRLDATAIIHQENDVAREIWAQTPLSSRRCYLAQEVPGSSAGMPTSGLPTDLENRVPEAAESEAGFCYFTAVIIKVERLEWLYLAAQGHRRAQFDWAADGAVTNRWLVP, encoded by the coding sequence ATGAATACGATGCAAACCCCGGAACTTGAAGAGGCTACGTTCTATAACGACCTGCCGCAAACGCTTGAAAAAGCCTGGTTACTGCTCGAGGATGCTGCCCGCAACAGGCACTCACCCATGCACACCCCCGTGCTGGTCAGCTGTGGCAAAGATCACACTGCCCGTGCACGCACGGTGGTCCTGCGGGATACCGTTCGTACCACACGTGAGCTGCACATCCACACAGACAGCCGTTCTGCCAAGGTCGAAGAACTGCACCGCCAGCCGACGTGTCAGGTGCTCACCTATCACCCCGACGAAAAGATCCAGCTTCGCCTGGACGCGACTGCGATCATCCATCAGGAAAACGACGTTGCCCGCGAAATCTGGGCACAGACACCACTCTCCAGCCGCCGCTGCTATCTCGCGCAAGAAGTGCCGGGCTCAAGCGCCGGCATGCCCACCTCCGGTCTTCCAACTGACCTTGAAAATCGCGTACCCGAAGCGGCCGAGTCAGAAGCGGGGTTTTGCTACTTTACCGCGGTGATCATCAAGGTTGAACGGCTCGAATGGCTCTATCTCGCAGCCCAGGGTCACCGCCGGGCACAGTTCGATTGGGCTGCCGACGGGGCTGTTACCAACCGCTGGCTGGTGCCGTAA
- a CDS encoding glycosyltransferase family 2 protein — MSTVAVVTTFNPDLSVLREQLGRTVPQVKQLIVVDNGSVAADSIRALVEEFAKTRWFSLGENRGLGYAHNVGIQQALERGAGSVLILDQDTLPEPDMVSVLAETLVSSSAPDSRVAAVGARYVGVQSSHPSFFVQFRRFRFKKCFCTECGVRQVIPADVLISSGALFSARALREIGTMDEGLFIDHVDTEWFLRAHHRGWRSYGVCDAVMRHSLGERTFRVWLGRWRYLPIHKPFRYYYIYRNSVLLYRRSYPTIRWKQTDVLRLLMMFVMFALFAGDRVENLKMMCRGIADGFRDRDGRLDAAR, encoded by the coding sequence ATGTCGACCGTGGCGGTTGTGACCACGTTTAATCCGGACCTGTCTGTACTGCGTGAGCAGTTGGGTCGTACCGTGCCGCAGGTCAAACAGCTGATTGTGGTGGACAACGGCTCAGTTGCAGCTGATTCAATCCGGGCGCTGGTCGAGGAATTTGCGAAGACCCGCTGGTTCAGTCTGGGTGAAAATCGGGGTTTGGGTTATGCGCATAATGTGGGTATCCAACAGGCCCTGGAACGGGGTGCCGGGTCGGTACTGATCCTGGATCAGGACACGCTGCCGGAACCGGATATGGTCAGCGTGCTGGCTGAAACGCTGGTATCGTCCAGCGCTCCGGATTCCCGTGTTGCGGCAGTGGGTGCCCGATATGTGGGTGTGCAGAGCAGCCATCCATCGTTTTTCGTTCAGTTCCGCCGATTTCGCTTCAAGAAGTGTTTCTGCACAGAATGCGGTGTCCGACAGGTGATTCCAGCGGATGTGCTGATCTCATCGGGCGCGCTGTTTTCCGCCCGCGCACTGCGTGAGATCGGCACTATGGATGAAGGCCTTTTTATTGATCACGTCGATACCGAATGGTTTCTACGTGCCCATCACCGGGGCTGGCGGTCTTACGGTGTCTGTGACGCAGTGATGCGGCACAGTTTGGGTGAGCGGACTTTTCGCGTCTGGCTTGGCCGCTGGCGTTACCTGCCTATACACAAGCCGTTTCGCTACTACTATATCTACCGCAACAGTGTGCTGCTGTATCGCCGGTCTTACCCCACGATACGGTGGAAACAGACCGATGTCCTTCGCTTGCTGATGATGTTCGTGATGTTTGCGCTGTTTGCCGGAGACAGGGTAGAAAACCTCAAAATGATGTGTCGGGGCATTGCCGATGGGTTTCGGGACCGGGATGGCCGTCTGGATGCGGCGCGCTGA